A window of the Tunturibacter empetritectus genome harbors these coding sequences:
- a CDS encoding NHL repeat-containing protein — protein sequence MRNFQGLFSAAMVGILACSLAGCGGGSTPTQPPPPPPPPPPPPTNPGVSFSGKAMAGSLPIVGAAVQLYAAGTGGSGSASTSLLASALTTDATGLFTVAAGYSCPLAGSEIYVVARGGQVGGAPNNTAITLASALGGCNQITAGSQFVVNEVTTAATAWGLAQFFGTEGNLGASATNVQGLANAVATVANLANLTKGSAPGTTFPATGDSTSAVKKINIVADLLNNCTATASGCGSLFAATTPNGGAAPTNTLDAVLNMVRNPGSNVAMLFAQLPVSGAPFSPVLSAAPADWTLSISYHGGGIGDGVPLDSKLPSGLGVDAAGNLWVSTYSGVVSEFSTTGTPKFPSGITGGGLSDSKALAIDPQGNLWIPDGGSSGVNGGFGSVTELSSSGQVLSGATGYSAGGISYPTAIAIDPNGTVWIPDYGNSRVTLLSSTGQPLSGTTGYESLQFSFPLAVAIDSNHYGWVANFGNDTVSKVSADGNQITSFPSVGGPDGIAVDQRGYVWVANQIGNSITELANDGTVVSGGYSDNKASILAPQGIAIDGVGHVWVANLHSHTITELAGSAAASPGAILSPTAGYAPDAGFIEAYAIVVDASGNLWVTDFNNGTLTEIVGLATPVKTPVLGPPETP from the coding sequence TTGCGCAACTTTCAGGGACTTTTCAGCGCGGCGATGGTCGGGATTCTGGCTTGCTCGCTTGCGGGATGCGGGGGCGGCTCAACTCCGACTCAGCCACCACCACCCCCGCCTCCACCACCACCACCGCCCACTAATCCTGGCGTGAGTTTTTCCGGAAAGGCGATGGCTGGTTCTCTGCCGATCGTCGGAGCGGCCGTCCAGCTTTATGCAGCTGGAACCGGCGGGAGTGGCTCGGCCTCGACGTCGCTGCTTGCGAGCGCACTCACCACGGATGCGACCGGTTTATTTACTGTGGCTGCGGGTTATTCCTGTCCTCTCGCTGGCTCGGAGATCTATGTTGTGGCTCGCGGGGGACAGGTGGGAGGCGCTCCCAATAACACTGCGATTACGCTTGCGAGTGCGCTTGGCGGATGCAATCAGATTACGGCGGGGTCTCAGTTCGTAGTCAACGAGGTAACGACGGCGGCCACTGCCTGGGGGCTTGCACAGTTCTTTGGCACTGAGGGCAATCTTGGGGCGAGCGCGACGAACGTTCAGGGGTTGGCCAATGCCGTGGCTACGGTGGCGAACCTCGCGAACCTCACAAAGGGATCCGCGCCGGGGACGACCTTTCCCGCCACCGGAGACTCTACCAGTGCGGTAAAGAAGATCAATATCGTCGCTGATCTTCTCAACAACTGCACGGCCACGGCGTCGGGATGCGGCTCGCTCTTCGCAGCCACTACGCCGAATGGTGGGGCGGCTCCGACCAACACGCTGGATGCGGTTTTGAATATGGTGCGCAATCCGGGGAGTAATGTTGCGATGTTATTTGCGCAGCTTCCCGTGAGTGGCGCGCCGTTTTCACCGGTTCTCTCTGCGGCGCCGGCGGATTGGACTCTCTCCATCAGCTACCATGGCGGGGGTATCGGTGACGGGGTGCCACTCGACAGTAAGCTGCCGTCCGGTCTGGGCGTGGACGCTGCCGGCAATCTTTGGGTTTCGACCTACTCGGGTGTTGTGTCTGAGTTTTCGACGACAGGAACTCCAAAGTTTCCAAGTGGCATTACAGGCGGTGGGTTATCAGATTCGAAAGCGCTTGCCATCGATCCTCAGGGGAATTTGTGGATTCCTGACGGGGGAAGTTCCGGGGTCAATGGCGGTTTTGGCAGCGTGACCGAGCTTAGTTCGAGCGGCCAAGTGCTCTCGGGCGCCACGGGATACAGCGCTGGCGGGATCAGTTATCCGACGGCGATTGCGATCGATCCGAATGGGACGGTATGGATTCCGGACTATGGAAACTCTCGGGTCACCCTGCTCTCGAGCACCGGTCAACCGCTCTCGGGCACAACCGGATATGAGTCACTGCAGTTCAGTTTTCCGCTTGCAGTCGCAATTGATTCGAATCATTACGGGTGGGTGGCGAACTTTGGCAACGATACCGTCAGCAAGGTCTCCGCTGATGGGAACCAGATTACCAGCTTCCCGAGTGTCGGCGGCCCGGACGGTATTGCGGTTGATCAACGCGGCTACGTATGGGTCGCGAATCAGATAGGGAATAGCATCACTGAGCTTGCGAATGATGGAACGGTGGTCTCGGGCGGCTACAGCGATAACAAGGCCAGCATTCTTGCTCCGCAAGGGATCGCGATCGATGGGGTGGGTCATGTATGGGTCGCAAACCTGCATAGTCACACCATTACAGAACTGGCCGGTTCGGCCGCGGCTTCACCTGGCGCGATTTTGTCTCCAACTGCGGGCTATGCGCCGGATGCTGGATTTATTGAGGCGTATGCGATTGTGGTTGATGCCAGTGGCAATCTGTGGGTGACGGACTTCAACAACGGCACGCTTACGGAGATCGTTGGACTGGCAACGCCGGTGAAGACTCCTGTGCTGGGGCCGCCAGAGACGCCTTAG
- a CDS encoding PExPT-CTERM protein: MKKTCLLLAGIALLSSVALPLYAQDGCVNSPENPTAILAVVGSAGAFFVSVRARIKARRNSSK, encoded by the coding sequence ATGAAGAAAACCTGTCTCTTACTAGCCGGCATCGCCCTCCTCTCATCCGTCGCCCTCCCGCTGTACGCTCAAGACGGATGCGTGAACTCTCCGGAGAATCCGACAGCTATTCTTGCTGTTGTAGGCTCCGCAGGTGCATTTTTCGTATCGGTACGTGCTCGCATCAAGGCTCGTCGCAACTCTTCCAAGTAA
- the xrtJ gene encoding exosortase J, whose protein sequence is MSSLPATAEVSPLRSAGAAGLSLPRAAGFAAIVSVFGLFTIFSTVTALWNLWTTDALKSIGMFIPLVSFVLVLRAWQSLGWEMEGSWWGLAVLVVTAAVVHIRDQAVLVFVFSPKWSIYVPPHSLVAFAYGAGVVLLFGGKRLFRASLFPLILLWFVNPIPHIFNVFVDLPLQRASAHVARAFAIALGQPLSPDQLRLMFTPEFGMFIAPGCNGIRGAVTMGFIALIAGYVYRFRWYAHAAVVAGAILLGYVFNFARLCILVLYYIVALHIPSLRSKAEMGDYVIGACLFLLGTFLLFHVVRRLSESPGQIKPPALTPASSAGAVAGRPFYLRFAGMLALVLVSGYGVARAYVSTYSGTAAAQRKADQNAPGQFPDRIGSYTLARTWNENLFAGPLIYHWAEYAPADGGAHVSIGISPVMGSHDTLICHSARGEDPIWRDQLSIPTANGQIGFSGSFFNDGATQYLEATTLCNSGSCGEYSSDRTHFGFVYSKPTTQSLLSQEAQRPIPILLKVETIDTTMPVEVARRQLTTDLQSFLGSANLDGLTKPYRQ, encoded by the coding sequence ATGTCAAGTTTACCTGCTACCGCTGAAGTCAGCCCACTCCGATCGGCTGGGGCGGCGGGGCTTAGTCTGCCCCGTGCCGCAGGATTTGCGGCGATCGTTTCGGTGTTTGGCCTATTCACCATCTTTTCGACGGTGACTGCTCTTTGGAATCTTTGGACGACGGACGCTCTCAAGTCAATCGGGATGTTCATTCCGCTGGTCAGCTTTGTGCTGGTACTGCGGGCATGGCAGTCGCTTGGATGGGAGATGGAGGGCAGCTGGTGGGGCCTGGCCGTCCTGGTGGTCACGGCCGCGGTTGTGCACATACGGGACCAGGCGGTTCTGGTGTTTGTGTTCTCCCCGAAGTGGTCGATTTATGTTCCGCCGCACTCGCTTGTGGCCTTTGCCTATGGCGCGGGAGTGGTTCTGCTGTTTGGCGGGAAGCGGCTGTTCCGGGCTTCTCTGTTTCCGCTTATCCTGCTGTGGTTTGTTAATCCGATTCCTCACATCTTCAATGTGTTTGTCGATTTGCCGTTGCAGCGCGCCTCCGCCCACGTGGCTCGCGCCTTTGCGATCGCGTTGGGCCAGCCACTGAGCCCGGACCAGCTTCGGCTGATGTTTACTCCTGAGTTCGGCATGTTCATCGCTCCGGGATGCAATGGGATTCGTGGTGCGGTCACGATGGGATTCATTGCGCTGATCGCGGGCTATGTGTATCGCTTTCGCTGGTATGCGCATGCTGCGGTGGTGGCCGGCGCGATCCTGCTGGGTTACGTCTTCAACTTTGCACGACTGTGCATTCTGGTTCTGTACTACATCGTGGCACTGCACATCCCCTCTCTGCGGAGCAAGGCTGAGATGGGAGATTACGTCATTGGGGCGTGCCTCTTTCTGCTGGGAACCTTTCTGCTGTTCCACGTTGTCCGCCGCCTGAGCGAGTCGCCCGGCCAGATCAAGCCTCCTGCCCTGACCCCGGCTTCTTCGGCTGGCGCAGTCGCGGGACGGCCTTTCTATCTTCGCTTTGCCGGAATGCTTGCGCTGGTACTAGTCAGTGGCTATGGGGTTGCGCGGGCCTACGTGAGCACGTACAGCGGGACTGCCGCTGCTCAGAGGAAGGCCGATCAGAATGCGCCGGGACAGTTCCCTGACCGCATTGGGAGCTACACCCTGGCGCGTACCTGGAACGAGAATCTCTTCGCTGGTCCGCTGATCTATCACTGGGCCGAGTACGCTCCGGCAGATGGAGGAGCGCATGTGTCGATTGGGATTTCGCCGGTGATGGGGTCTCACGATACGCTGATCTGCCACTCGGCGCGCGGGGAGGATCCGATCTGGAGGGACCAGCTCTCGATACCTACTGCGAACGGGCAGATTGGTTTTTCGGGCTCCTTCTTCAACGACGGCGCGACCCAATATCTTGAGGCGACGACTCTCTGCAATAGCGGTTCCTGCGGAGAGTATTCGAGCGACCGCACCCACTTTGGATTCGTGTATAGCAAGCCGACTACTCAGTCTCTGTTGTCGCAGGAGGCGCAGCGCCCCATCCCGATCCTGCTGAAGGTCGAGACGATTGACACAACGATGCCGGTGGAGGTGGCGCGACGGCAGTTGACGACAGATCTTCAGTCTTTCCTCGGCTCGGCGAACCTGGACGGACTCACGAAGCCTTACCGACAGTAA
- a CDS encoding glycoside hydrolase family 27 protein, giving the protein MGRTRFLIKIWLVMLTVIVLSVSGQALDNGLAKTPPMGWNSWNKFGCKGLNEKVVRETADTMVSSGMKDAGYQFVILDDCWQTGRDASGNIIADAERFPSGIKALADYVHSKGLKFGIYTDAGAMTCAKRPGSIGHEYQDAKQYANWGVDYLKEDWCSTLPGQNSESSYTVMRNALADSGRPIVFSICEWGSTKPWLWAGPIGNLWRSTGDIQDCWDCKKDWGGNGVTQIIDQMSGLETYAGPGHWNDPDMLEVGNGGLTKEESRAHFSMWAMFSAPLLAGNDISNMTPDTKEILLNKEVIAIDQDPLGHQARRVKKTGDLEIWSKQLQDGGRAVALLNRSPAAAKIAVAWTDLGYPDSVSASVRNLWTVSDLGKQSGSYSADVPSHGVVMLTIKP; this is encoded by the coding sequence ATGGGTCGAACTCGTTTCCTTATAAAAATCTGGTTGGTAATGCTGACAGTCATCGTGCTATCGGTCTCTGGACAAGCTCTTGACAACGGCCTTGCAAAAACTCCCCCCATGGGTTGGAACAGCTGGAACAAGTTCGGCTGTAAAGGACTCAATGAAAAGGTCGTGCGCGAGACCGCGGACACCATGGTGAGCAGCGGCATGAAGGATGCGGGCTATCAGTTCGTCATCCTCGACGATTGTTGGCAGACCGGCCGCGACGCATCAGGCAACATCATCGCCGACGCCGAGCGCTTCCCCTCTGGCATCAAGGCGCTCGCCGACTATGTCCACTCGAAGGGCCTGAAGTTCGGCATCTACACCGATGCCGGCGCCATGACCTGCGCCAAGCGTCCAGGCAGCATCGGCCACGAGTACCAGGACGCAAAGCAATACGCCAACTGGGGCGTCGACTACCTCAAGGAAGACTGGTGCAGCACGCTCCCCGGCCAGAACAGCGAGTCCTCCTACACCGTGATGCGCAATGCACTTGCCGACTCGGGAAGACCCATCGTCTTCAGCATCTGCGAGTGGGGATCGACCAAGCCATGGCTGTGGGCAGGACCAATCGGAAACCTGTGGCGCTCCACCGGAGACATACAAGACTGCTGGGACTGTAAGAAAGACTGGGGCGGCAACGGCGTAACCCAGATCATCGACCAGATGAGTGGACTCGAGACCTACGCCGGTCCCGGCCACTGGAACGATCCTGACATGCTCGAGGTCGGCAACGGTGGCCTCACCAAAGAAGAGTCGCGCGCACACTTCAGCATGTGGGCGATGTTCTCCGCGCCCCTGCTGGCGGGCAACGACATCTCCAACATGACGCCCGACACCAAAGAGATTCTGTTGAACAAAGAGGTCATCGCTATCGATCAGGACCCGCTCGGACACCAGGCACGCAGAGTCAAAAAGACGGGCGACCTGGAGATCTGGTCGAAGCAACTACAGGACGGCGGCCGCGCCGTCGCACTGCTCAACCGCAGCCCCGCAGCCGCGAAGATCGCCGTCGCGTGGACCGACCTCGGCTACCCCGACTCTGTCTCTGCCTCGGTACGAAATCTCTGGACGGTGAGCGATCTGGGCAAACAGAGCGGGAGCTACTCCGCCGACGTGCCCAGCCACGGCGTGGTCATGCTCACGATCAAACCGTAG
- a CDS encoding M1 family metallopeptidase, giving the protein MFVRHSVSFFSVLASAFALFLASPVGVQAQRLPPEVHPEHYGLTVTPDLKAASFSGEETIDVALDAPSKRITLNAAELKFVEVKAYVLPVAAYSYGKLGSQPKPLNPVEADRHPQTATVTLDGEKEQATFSFAEELPAGRVTLAIRYSGVLNDKLRGFYLSKTKARNYAVTQFEPTDARRAFPGFDEPALKATYDIAVVVDSGDTAISNSNMISDKAGPVAGKHTIRFATTPKMSSYLVAFLVGDFKCTEGKSDAVPIRVCSTPDKVELTRFALESAKYVLHYYDTYFGIKYPMPKLDMVALPDFEAGAMENFGCITYRETDLLVNEKTGDIPEKKRVATVVAHEMAHQWFGDMVTMQWWDNLWLNEGFATWMETKPAAAWHPEWNFDQDDAQGLNETLNLDAQRTTRTIRATASTPDEINEMFDGIAYGKAGAVIGMVENYLGKEVFRQGVHNYLQAHLYGNATAEDFWGAQTANSHLPVDKIMSSFVTQPGVPLLTFSERQAGGVPVGQSRFFLSAEEMNRPVAGQVPEWTVPVCLKTNGQPICRVMTPGESSVPQPVDAGMPFFYANAGAKGYYRTAYIPAQLSTIVTKAESSMTPSERIGLLGDRWALVQSGQADVGDFLNLILALKEDSSAAVLDTAHQQIQKIDSEIASDEDRAALAAVLQRQFGPVYSALGSPEKKEPFDRRQLRGTLFELLGEAHDTAVLAEAKLLTARVFAGDKVKDKTLDSALADAAVQVSAANGDAALYDKVLAVSRNFSDPGEQTDALQLLARFRDPALVRRTLDLIASGEVRNQDSWAMLTVLLRERVSRDEAWEYMRQNWEKVSAQFTVSSGAEVVGATGSFCTVEQRDQVSSFFTTHKVAAAERTLAKAVDSINDCIKLQTVQEPKLHAWLQGQAR; this is encoded by the coding sequence ATGTTCGTTCGTCACTCTGTTTCTTTCTTTTCTGTCCTGGCATCTGCCTTCGCACTTTTCCTTGCCTCTCCCGTTGGAGTGCAGGCACAGCGGCTGCCCCCAGAGGTACACCCGGAGCACTACGGGCTGACGGTGACGCCGGATTTGAAGGCGGCAAGCTTCAGCGGGGAAGAGACAATCGATGTTGCGCTGGATGCTCCCAGCAAGCGAATCACGCTGAATGCAGCGGAGCTTAAATTCGTTGAGGTGAAGGCCTATGTTCTGCCGGTGGCGGCGTACTCTTACGGCAAGCTGGGATCGCAGCCGAAGCCGCTGAACCCGGTTGAGGCTGATCGGCATCCGCAGACCGCGACGGTGACGCTTGATGGCGAGAAGGAGCAGGCTACGTTTAGCTTCGCGGAGGAGCTGCCCGCGGGGAGGGTGACGCTGGCGATTCGCTACTCGGGCGTGTTGAACGATAAGCTGCGGGGTTTCTATCTTTCGAAGACCAAGGCGCGCAACTACGCGGTGACGCAGTTTGAGCCTACCGATGCGCGGCGCGCGTTTCCGGGCTTCGATGAACCTGCGCTGAAGGCTACGTATGACATTGCGGTGGTCGTCGATAGTGGCGATACGGCGATCTCGAACTCGAACATGATCTCGGATAAAGCGGGGCCGGTTGCGGGCAAACACACGATTCGGTTTGCGACGACGCCGAAGATGTCGAGCTACCTGGTTGCGTTTCTGGTGGGTGATTTCAAATGCACGGAGGGCAAGTCGGATGCCGTGCCGATTCGTGTGTGTTCGACGCCGGACAAGGTGGAGCTGACGCGGTTTGCGCTGGAGTCGGCGAAGTACGTTCTGCACTATTACGACACCTACTTTGGGATTAAGTATCCAATGCCGAAGCTGGATATGGTTGCGCTGCCGGACTTTGAAGCGGGCGCGATGGAGAACTTCGGCTGCATTACGTATCGCGAGACTGACCTGCTGGTAAACGAAAAGACCGGCGATATTCCCGAGAAGAAGCGGGTTGCGACGGTGGTGGCGCATGAGATGGCGCACCAGTGGTTCGGCGATATGGTGACGATGCAGTGGTGGGACAACCTGTGGCTAAACGAGGGATTTGCCACGTGGATGGAGACCAAGCCGGCGGCCGCGTGGCACCCGGAGTGGAACTTCGACCAGGACGACGCGCAGGGGCTGAACGAGACGCTGAACCTTGATGCTCAGCGGACCACGCGGACAATACGCGCGACGGCCAGCACGCCGGATGAGATCAACGAGATGTTCGATGGGATTGCGTACGGCAAGGCCGGGGCCGTGATTGGCATGGTGGAGAACTACCTGGGGAAGGAGGTCTTTCGGCAGGGGGTGCACAACTATCTGCAGGCGCATCTGTATGGCAATGCGACCGCGGAAGACTTCTGGGGCGCGCAGACGGCGAACTCGCATCTGCCGGTAGACAAGATCATGTCGAGCTTTGTGACGCAGCCTGGAGTGCCGCTGCTGACGTTCTCCGAGAGGCAAGCAGGAGGCGTTCCGGTGGGGCAGAGCAGGTTTTTTCTGTCGGCAGAGGAGATGAACCGACCTGTGGCCGGGCAGGTGCCGGAGTGGACTGTGCCGGTATGCCTGAAGACGAACGGCCAGCCGATCTGCCGGGTGATGACGCCTGGGGAGTCTAGCGTGCCGCAGCCGGTGGATGCCGGGATGCCGTTCTTCTATGCGAATGCCGGGGCTAAGGGATACTACCGAACGGCGTACATTCCAGCGCAGCTGAGCACGATTGTGACAAAGGCGGAGAGTTCGATGACGCCGTCGGAGCGGATCGGGCTGCTGGGCGACCGGTGGGCTCTGGTGCAGTCGGGACAGGCGGATGTGGGGGATTTTCTAAATCTAATTTTGGCTTTGAAGGAAGACTCCAGTGCGGCGGTGCTCGATACGGCGCATCAGCAGATCCAGAAGATCGATTCGGAGATAGCCAGTGACGAGGATCGGGCGGCGCTGGCTGCGGTGCTGCAGAGGCAGTTTGGGCCGGTGTATTCCGCCTTGGGTAGCCCGGAGAAGAAGGAGCCGTTTGACCGACGTCAGCTTCGCGGAACGCTGTTTGAGCTGCTGGGCGAGGCGCACGATACCGCCGTTCTGGCTGAGGCGAAGCTGCTGACGGCCCGGGTCTTCGCGGGGGATAAGGTGAAGGACAAGACGCTTGATTCGGCGCTGGCCGACGCGGCCGTGCAGGTGAGCGCGGCCAATGGGGATGCGGCGCTCTACGATAAGGTACTCGCGGTGAGCAGGAACTTCAGTGACCCGGGAGAGCAGACCGATGCACTGCAGTTGCTGGCACGGTTTCGCGATCCTGCGCTGGTAAGGCGGACGCTCGACCTGATCGCCTCAGGAGAGGTTCGAAATCAGGATAGCTGGGCCATGCTGACGGTGCTGCTTCGCGAGCGCGTGAGCCGGGACGAAGCCTGGGAGTATATGCGGCAGAACTGGGAGAAGGTGAGTGCTCAGTTCACGGTGTCGTCCGGGGCCGAGGTGGTGGGGGCTACCGGGTCCTTCTGCACGGTCGAACAGAGGGATCAGGTAAGTAGTTTTTTCACGACGCATAAGGTCGCGGCAGCGGAACGGACTCTTGCAAAGGCTGTTGACAGTATCAACGACTGCATTAAATTGCAGACTGTCCAGGAGCCGAAGCTGCATGCGTGGCTTCAGGGTCAGGCCAGGTGA
- a CDS encoding GNAT family N-acetyltransferase codes for MQIRLATQDDLPALMNLVRRVVPLMRATGNLQWDETYPNDAVFQRDIDLNQLWIAEANGNIAGLAAITMDQDPDYSQVGWDINEPAIVVHRLAVDPAFRGQGAAGALMQRAEEVAVERGITALRVDTNTNNEATQRLFPKLGYLLAGEIGLEFRPGLRFLCYEKRLHVTPTKQLLPHKG; via the coding sequence ATGCAGATCCGGCTGGCAACACAAGATGATCTCCCGGCGCTGATGAACCTCGTCAGGCGCGTCGTTCCGCTGATGCGTGCGACAGGCAATCTCCAGTGGGACGAAACTTACCCAAACGACGCCGTCTTTCAGCGCGACATCGATCTGAACCAGCTCTGGATCGCCGAAGCGAACGGCAACATCGCCGGTCTCGCTGCAATCACCATGGATCAGGACCCCGACTACTCCCAGGTCGGATGGGACATCAACGAACCTGCAATCGTAGTGCACCGTCTTGCGGTCGATCCTGCATTCCGCGGCCAGGGAGCAGCCGGCGCACTCATGCAGAGAGCCGAAGAAGTTGCAGTCGAGCGCGGCATCACCGCCCTCCGCGTCGACACCAACACCAACAACGAAGCGACACAGAGGCTCTTTCCGAAGCTGGGTTACCTGCTGGCCGGAGAGATCGGCCTCGAGTTCAGGCCGGGGCTGCGCTTCCTATGCTACGAAAAGCGGCTCCACGTAACGCCAACCAAACAGTTGCTTCCTCACAAAGGTTAG